The Thiorhodovibrio litoralis genome includes a window with the following:
- a CDS encoding efflux RND transporter periplasmic adaptor subunit, with protein MGFKAKPVLQIASRSLAAAALALLGLAHQAAASDETIVVRQAEGFPTMSVGGTVMPYKEVTFAAQMPGRVKFIAGIEGDKFEQDDVLVSIDSSELEAKREALLAQMASADAQIRNADVQFNRELYSPRSKSSPGGMGVPNLFDQMFTRPMEDFVGERDQDTEMAADLYQSRTQVREARHQMMRLQAELRALDSKLRDARSIAPFDGVIVSKPVEVGDTVQPGQPLLKFADMEYLQVEVDVPARLRSGLREGMMLRAELDIPAGVPGAGLGGRVVGSPNVPVRVAQIFPMADPQRHTIKVKFDLPQGTSEPGMYATVLVPDFNAPARSSPIVPRSAIRYNGSLPGVYVLNEDGRPQLRLVRVGDSSPDGGVSILSGLRAGERILANPGPGVASGWSSGPNDRDAH; from the coding sequence ATGGGATTCAAAGCAAAACCCGTGCTTCAAATCGCCAGTCGCTCGCTGGCTGCGGCCGCTCTTGCCCTGCTGGGGCTCGCGCATCAGGCGGCTGCCTCCGACGAGACAATCGTGGTGCGGCAGGCCGAAGGGTTCCCGACAATGTCGGTTGGCGGAACCGTGATGCCTTACAAGGAAGTCACCTTCGCCGCGCAGATGCCGGGGCGGGTTAAGTTCATTGCTGGTATCGAGGGCGACAAGTTCGAGCAGGACGATGTGCTGGTGTCCATCGATTCGAGTGAACTCGAGGCCAAACGCGAGGCGTTGCTTGCACAGATGGCCTCGGCCGACGCGCAGATTCGCAATGCCGACGTGCAATTTAACCGAGAGCTGTACTCGCCGCGCTCGAAGTCTTCGCCGGGCGGCATGGGGGTGCCAAATCTCTTCGATCAGATGTTCACCCGGCCGATGGAAGATTTCGTCGGTGAACGCGATCAGGACACGGAAATGGCTGCCGATTTATACCAATCCCGCACCCAGGTGCGCGAGGCGCGCCACCAGATGATGCGCCTGCAAGCCGAGCTGCGCGCGCTCGATTCCAAGTTACGCGACGCGCGCTCGATCGCGCCCTTTGATGGCGTAATCGTCAGCAAGCCGGTCGAGGTGGGCGACACGGTGCAGCCGGGCCAGCCGCTGCTGAAGTTCGCTGACATGGAATACTTGCAGGTGGAGGTCGATGTGCCGGCGCGGCTGCGCTCCGGCCTGCGTGAGGGCATGATGTTGCGCGCCGAGCTCGACATCCCAGCCGGCGTGCCGGGTGCCGGGCTAGGCGGGAGGGTAGTTGGCTCGCCCAATGTGCCGGTGCGCGTTGCACAGATTTTCCCGATGGCTGATCCGCAGCGCCACACCATCAAGGTGAAGTTCGACCTGCCCCAAGGCACCTCGGAGCCTGGCATGTATGCCACCGTGCTGGTGCCGGACTTCAATGCGCCGGCGCGCAGCAGCCCGATCGTGCCGCGCTCGGCCATCCGCTACAACGGTAGCCTGCCTGGCGTCTATGTGTTGAACGAAGACGGCCGCCCGCAGTTGCGCCTGGTGCGCGTGGGTGACTCCAGCCCAGATGGCGGTGTCTCCATCCTGAGCGGCCTGCGCGCCGGCGAGCGGATTCTGGCCAACCCCGGCCCGGGCGTGGCTAGCGGCTGGTCCTCGGGTCCTAATGACAGGGATGCGCATTGA
- a CDS encoding dynamin family protein, which yields MPLAVGSESVQQRISDLESHLEQENPILLNAVQGFRRLDSVAYEMDLLETNRSFASQIPWWPLISILGTFSAGKSTFINNYLDQGIQRTGNQAVDDRFTVVVYSPEEQSHSLPGVSLDSDPRFPFYQMSREIERVAGGEGKRIDAYLQLKTCRSERLRGKILIDSPGFDADAQRTAILSLTNHMIDLSDLVLVFFDARHPEPGAMRDTLKHLVADTMVRSDSSKFLYILNQMDTAAREDNPEDVVAAWLRALGEVGLTTGRFYTVFSREASTPITDPARRKRFEEKRDRDMDEIYQRIDQVEIERAYRIIATLRKTATALNDETIPLLAQSVSRWRNRTLLADGAIVAGLAFLFLFWSIGAGHWQGLHYQPGWLKSLEDVGIGWGLEGLEIGMILLLIGAHFLVRKLMIMAMLPGIRKKAQAAKMPGDPAAAFLRNTRDWRPLLTGKPVGWSQWSEGRIAKVLNDCEAYVQSLNERFTNPKGIKDPAAAMQPPPEDAVASESKG from the coding sequence ATGCCCCTGGCGGTCGGATCAGAAAGCGTACAACAGCGCATCAGCGATCTCGAGTCTCATCTTGAGCAAGAGAACCCCATTCTGCTCAATGCCGTGCAGGGCTTTCGGCGGCTCGACAGCGTCGCCTACGAGATGGATCTGCTCGAGACCAATCGCTCCTTTGCCAGCCAAATCCCCTGGTGGCCCTTGATCTCGATTCTCGGCACCTTCTCCGCTGGCAAGTCCACCTTCATCAATAATTATCTTGATCAGGGTATCCAGCGCACCGGCAATCAGGCGGTCGATGATCGCTTCACCGTCGTCGTTTACAGCCCCGAGGAGCAAAGCCATTCCCTGCCCGGGGTGTCGCTCGACTCCGACCCGCGCTTTCCCTTTTATCAGATGTCGCGCGAGATTGAGCGCGTTGCCGGCGGCGAGGGCAAGCGCATCGACGCCTACCTGCAACTGAAGACCTGTCGCAGCGAGCGGTTGCGCGGCAAGATTCTAATCGACTCCCCCGGCTTCGACGCCGATGCCCAGCGCACCGCCATCCTCAGCCTGACCAACCACATGATCGACCTGTCCGATCTGGTGCTGGTGTTCTTCGACGCCCGCCACCCGGAACCGGGCGCCATGCGCGATACCCTCAAACACCTGGTGGCGGACACCATGGTGCGCAGCGACTCGAGCAAGTTCCTCTACATACTCAACCAGATGGACACCGCCGCGCGCGAGGACAACCCGGAGGACGTGGTCGCCGCCTGGCTGCGCGCCCTCGGCGAAGTTGGCCTGACCACCGGGCGTTTCTACACCGTCTTCAGCCGCGAGGCGAGCACCCCCATCACCGACCCGGCCCGGCGCAAGCGGTTCGAGGAAAAGCGCGACCGCGACATGGATGAGATCTACCAGCGCATCGATCAAGTGGAAATCGAGCGCGCCTATCGCATCATCGCCACCCTGCGCAAGACCGCCACCGCGCTCAACGACGAGACCATCCCGCTACTCGCCCAATCGGTCTCGCGCTGGCGCAATCGCACCCTGCTGGCCGATGGCGCCATCGTTGCCGGCCTGGCATTTCTGTTCCTGTTCTGGAGCATCGGCGCCGGACATTGGCAGGGGCTGCACTATCAGCCCGGCTGGCTCAAGTCGCTTGAAGACGTCGGCATCGGCTGGGGACTCGAAGGACTTGAAATTGGCATGATCTTGCTGCTCATCGGCGCCCATTTCCTTGTGCGCAAGCTGATGATCATGGCCATGCTGCCGGGCATCCGCAAAAAGGCACAGGCGGCGAAAATGCCCGGCGACCCGGCCGCAGCCTTCCTGCGTAACACCCGCGACTGGCGCCCGCTGCTCACCGGCAAACCCGTGGGTTGGAGCCAATGGAGTGAGGGCCGCATCGCCAAAGTGCTGAACGACTGCGAAGCCTATGTGCAGAGCCTGAACGAGCGCTTCACCAACCCCAAGGGCATCAAAGACCCGGCCGCCGCAATGCAGCCACCGCCGGAAGACGCCGTCGCTAGCGAGAGCAAGGGCTGA
- the nadA gene encoding quinolinate synthase NadA, producing the protein MTQSNPFATSSPDAGIRQAGRTPVTVPPHPQWPELSSGDKADLIAHIRTLMAQQKAVLVAHYYTDGDLQALAEDSGGRVADSLEMARFGTETTAETLIVCGVRFMGETAKILNPEKRVLMPDLAATCSLDEGCPADAFSAFCDANPDRQVVVYANTSAAVKARSDWVVTSSIALPVVEHLHARGEKILWAPDKHLGRYVQRMTGADVLLWDGACVVHEEFKGFALERVRRLHPDAAVLVHPESPDEVVDQADVVGSTTQLIRAVVDMPRKEFIVATDAGIFWKMQQLAPDKKLIPAPTAGEGATCESCAHCPWMAMNALQNLARVLERGDQEIHIPEDIRVRAVAPIQRMLDFAREKGIGGSAQPKS; encoded by the coding sequence ATGACGCAAAGCAACCCCTTCGCCACCTCCAGCCCCGACGCTGGCATCCGGCAAGCCGGACGCACTCCTGTGACAGTCCCGCCGCACCCGCAGTGGCCCGAGCTGTCCAGCGGCGACAAAGCCGACCTGATCGCGCATATCCGCACACTGATGGCGCAACAAAAGGCGGTTCTGGTCGCGCATTACTACACCGATGGCGATCTGCAGGCGCTGGCCGAGGACAGCGGCGGCAGGGTCGCGGACTCACTGGAGATGGCCCGCTTTGGCACCGAGACCACCGCCGAGACGCTGATCGTCTGCGGCGTGCGTTTCATGGGCGAAACGGCGAAGATTCTCAACCCGGAAAAGCGTGTGCTGATGCCAGACCTGGCCGCCACCTGCTCGCTCGACGAGGGCTGCCCGGCGGATGCCTTCAGCGCCTTTTGCGATGCCAATCCTGACCGCCAGGTAGTGGTCTATGCCAACACTAGCGCGGCGGTCAAGGCGCGGTCCGACTGGGTGGTGACATCGAGCATCGCCCTGCCGGTGGTCGAGCATCTGCATGCCCGGGGTGAGAAAATCCTCTGGGCGCCGGATAAGCACCTCGGGCGCTATGTGCAGCGCATGACCGGCGCCGATGTGCTGCTTTGGGACGGCGCCTGCGTAGTGCACGAGGAGTTCAAAGGCTTCGCGCTTGAGCGCGTGCGCCGTCTGCACCCAGACGCCGCCGTGCTGGTGCATCCGGAATCCCCCGATGAAGTCGTCGACCAGGCTGATGTGGTCGGCTCCACTACCCAGCTCATCCGCGCCGTGGTGGACATGCCGCGCAAGGAATTCATCGTCGCCACCGACGCCGGCATTTTCTGGAAAATGCAGCAGCTCGCGCCCGACAAGAAGCTCATCCCCGCCCCCACCGCCGGCGAGGGCGCCACCTGCGAGAGCTGCGCCCATTGCCCCTGGATGGCGATGAACGCGCTGCAAAACCTGGCGCGGGTGCTGGAACGGGGCGATCAGGAAATTCATATCCCCGAAGACATCCGCGTGCGCGCCGTGGCGCCGATTCAGCGCATGCTCGACTTCGCGCGGGAGAAAGGCATCGGCGGCTCTGCGCAACCAAAAAGTTAG
- a CDS encoding type II toxin-antitoxin system PemK/MazF family toxin — protein sequence MRHPSSRDPKRARAFVVVSRQVLIDSKFSTVTCAPVYSRYHGLSTQVQLGTLEGLKHESAIHCDELISLPKASLTHYLGNLSSAKILQLNLALRQALDT from the coding sequence GTGCGTCACCCGTCGTCGCGCGACCCAAAGCGGGCAAGAGCCTTTGTCGTCGTAAGCCGACAAGTCTTGATCGACTCAAAATTCTCCACTGTCACCTGCGCTCCGGTTTACAGCCGATACCACGGTCTCTCGACTCAGGTCCAGCTAGGCACCTTGGAAGGACTGAAGCATGAAAGCGCAATCCACTGCGATGAATTAATCAGCCTTCCGAAAGCGAGCCTCACACACTACCTGGGCAACTTATCATCCGCAAAGATCCTGCAACTCAATCTGGCATTGCGACAGGCTTTGGACACCTGA
- the purL gene encoding phosphoribosylformylglycinamidine synthase produces MLCLRGAPALSEFRLKKLRQRLEQAGAKKADPDQAGTKQITLGALRLAAEYLHFVQLEPRDDESGESPPAHERERLAQLLDPQGLAAGSPPEGLLLLALPRPGTQTPWSTKATEIARNCGLTWVSRIERGTAYYLSADYAIDQDALRHAGALLHDRMTEILVFDQSAAEVLFEQPQPRPLRRIEVLNGGREALLQADVELGLALSSDEIDYLFESFSALGRDPSDVELMMFAQANSEHCRHKIFNADWVIDGDEQSQTLFAMIRNTSQSAPRDVLSAYKDNAAVIAGWPAQGLVASPDGGRYREHNARLEILLKVETHNHPTAIAPHPGAATGSGGEIRDEGATGRGAKPKAGLCGFAVSNLRLPGCEQPWEQVREHLGKQDWGRPGRIVSALDIMLEGPIGAAAFNNEFGRPNLAGFFRTYEQEIPLANGGSELRGYHKPIMLAGGVGAIRPGQVAKQEFPPGTPLVVLGGPAMLIGLGGGAASSMASGASAEDLDFASVQRANPEMQRRCQEVIDRCWAQGDFNPILFIHDVGAGGLSNALPELVKDGGRGGHFALRAIPSADAGLSPMELWCNEAQERYVLAVAADRLDDFAAICARERCPYAVVGHASAEPELRLSDEHLNDTPIDMPLGLLFGKPPKMRREVQRLPAPCQPLALEGIDLREALERVLRLPTVAAKTFLITIGDRTVTGLVARDQMVGPWQVPVADCAVTLTDYQGVTGEAMAMGERPPVALLDAGAAARLAVAEALTNIAAAPIADLGDIKLSANWMAAAGHPGEDARLFDAVKAIGLELCPQLGIAIPVGKDSMSMKTVWETDGPRGPERREMAAPLSPIISAVAPVTDASRVLTPELRGDLGEDSGAAQNGSELLLIDLGRGQHRLGASALAQVYEQLGDAVPDVDDPALLRGFFAAIQQLNQDGLLLAYHDRSDGGLLVTLCEMAFAGHCGLELDLSDWLGADATDSQVLGALFAEELGAVVQVRAAQADEVNGQLLAWGLGECVQRLGRPRADQRIELRCGERLLLEAGRAELQQLWAETSHQMQRLRDNPDCADEEFARIEADDAGLGATELSFDPAEDIAAPLINTGARPRLAVLREQGVNGQLEMAAAFDRAGFACLDVHMSDILSGHVSLSDFRGLAACGGFSYGDVLGAGQGWARTILFNDRARDEFAAFFARSETFALGVCNGCQMLASLRELIPGAEHWPRFARNRSEQFEARLSLVEVTESPSILLRGMAGSHLPIAVAHGEGRAVFDSDADLEQTRELTVLRYIEPDGNPSTLQGTERYPANPNGSPEGITALTSNDGRATIMMPHPERLFRTLQYSWHPPEWGEDGPWLRLFRNARVWVG; encoded by the coding sequence ATGCTGTGTCTGCGCGGCGCACCAGCGCTGTCTGAATTCCGTCTGAAAAAACTGCGCCAGCGGCTGGAACAGGCCGGCGCAAAAAAAGCCGACCCAGACCAAGCTGGGACGAAGCAAATCACTTTGGGCGCGCTGCGCCTCGCGGCGGAATATCTGCATTTCGTTCAGCTCGAACCACGGGATGACGAATCCGGCGAGTCGCCCCCCGCACATGAGCGCGAGCGGCTCGCGCAACTGCTCGATCCCCAAGGACTGGCCGCAGGGAGTCCGCCCGAGGGACTGTTGCTGCTCGCGCTGCCGCGTCCCGGCACTCAAACCCCTTGGTCGACCAAGGCGACGGAGATCGCGCGCAACTGCGGCTTGACCTGGGTGTCGCGTATCGAGCGCGGCACGGCCTACTATCTCAGCGCTGATTATGCCATCGATCAGGACGCGCTGCGCCATGCCGGTGCGCTGCTGCATGATCGTATGACGGAAATTCTGGTGTTCGATCAGAGCGCGGCCGAGGTGCTGTTCGAACAGCCGCAGCCGCGCCCGCTGCGGCGCATCGAGGTCTTAAACGGCGGGCGCGAGGCGCTGCTGCAGGCGGATGTCGAGCTTGGCCTGGCGCTCTCAAGCGACGAGATCGACTATCTATTCGAGAGCTTCAGCGCGCTCGGTCGCGATCCCAGCGATGTCGAGCTGATGATGTTTGCCCAGGCCAATTCCGAGCACTGCCGACACAAGATTTTCAACGCCGACTGGGTCATCGATGGTGATGAGCAGTCGCAGACGCTCTTTGCGATGATCCGCAACACCAGCCAGTCGGCGCCGCGCGATGTGCTCTCGGCCTACAAGGACAACGCCGCGGTCATCGCTGGCTGGCCGGCTCAGGGGCTGGTGGCCTCGCCTGACGGCGGGCGCTACCGCGAGCATAATGCGCGGCTCGAAATTTTGCTCAAGGTGGAAACGCACAATCACCCCACCGCCATCGCGCCGCATCCGGGCGCCGCCACCGGCTCGGGTGGGGAAATTCGCGACGAGGGCGCCACCGGTCGCGGCGCCAAGCCCAAGGCGGGGTTGTGCGGCTTTGCGGTATCCAATCTGCGCTTGCCTGGTTGCGAGCAACCCTGGGAGCAGGTCCGGGAGCATTTAGGGAAGCAGGATTGGGGACGCCCCGGGCGCATCGTCTCGGCGTTGGACATCATGCTGGAGGGGCCGATCGGCGCGGCAGCCTTCAACAACGAATTCGGCCGGCCGAATCTGGCTGGATTCTTCCGCACCTATGAGCAGGAAATCCCGCTGGCCAACGGCGGCAGCGAGTTGCGTGGCTACCACAAGCCGATCATGCTCGCCGGCGGCGTCGGTGCCATTCGCCCCGGGCAGGTGGCTAAGCAGGAGTTTCCGCCCGGTACGCCCCTGGTGGTGCTCGGCGGCCCGGCGATGCTGATCGGCTTGGGTGGTGGAGCGGCCTCCAGTATGGCCAGTGGCGCCTCGGCGGAGGATCTGGATTTTGCCTCGGTGCAGCGCGCCAACCCAGAGATGCAGCGGCGCTGCCAGGAAGTGATCGACCGTTGCTGGGCGCAGGGTGACTTCAACCCGATTCTGTTTATCCACGATGTCGGTGCCGGCGGGCTGTCCAACGCGCTGCCTGAGCTGGTCAAGGACGGCGGACGCGGCGGGCATTTCGCGCTGCGCGCCATCCCCAGCGCCGATGCCGGTCTGTCGCCGATGGAGCTGTGGTGCAACGAGGCCCAAGAGCGTTATGTGCTGGCAGTGGCGGCCGATCGGCTCGATGATTTCGCCGCCATCTGCGCGCGCGAGCGCTGCCCCTATGCCGTAGTCGGTCATGCCAGCGCGGAGCCCGAGTTGCGCCTGAGCGATGAGCATCTCAATGACACCCCCATCGACATGCCGCTTGGGCTGCTGTTCGGCAAGCCGCCGAAAATGCGCCGCGAGGTCCAGCGCCTGCCCGCGCCCTGTCAGCCCCTGGCGCTGGAAGGTATCGACCTACGCGAGGCGCTGGAGCGGGTGCTGCGCCTGCCAACGGTGGCGGCCAAGACGTTCTTGATCACCATTGGCGATCGGACGGTGACTGGCCTGGTGGCGCGCGATCAGATGGTTGGCCCCTGGCAGGTGCCGGTCGCCGACTGCGCGGTCACGCTCACCGACTACCAGGGTGTGACTGGTGAGGCCATGGCTATGGGCGAGCGCCCGCCGGTTGCGCTGCTCGACGCGGGCGCCGCCGCGCGCCTGGCAGTGGCCGAGGCGCTGACCAATATCGCCGCCGCCCCCATCGCTGATCTCGGCGATATTAAGCTCTCGGCCAACTGGATGGCCGCGGCCGGGCATCCCGGCGAAGATGCGCGCCTGTTCGATGCGGTCAAGGCCATCGGGCTCGAGCTCTGCCCGCAGCTGGGCATCGCCATTCCGGTCGGCAAGGACTCCATGAGCATGAAAACCGTCTGGGAGACGGACGGACCGCGCGGCCCGGAGCGGCGCGAAATGGCTGCGCCCCTGTCGCCCATCATTTCCGCGGTGGCGCCGGTGACGGATGCTAGTCGTGTGCTGACGCCCGAGCTGCGAGGCGATCTCGGGGAGGATTCGGGAGCCGCTCAGAACGGAAGCGAGCTGCTGCTGATCGACCTCGGTCGCGGCCAGCATCGCCTCGGCGCCTCAGCGCTGGCGCAGGTCTATGAGCAACTCGGCGACGCGGTGCCCGATGTGGACGACCCAGCCCTGCTGCGCGGCTTCTTTGCCGCCATTCAGCAATTGAACCAGGACGGCCTGCTGCTGGCTTATCACGACCGCTCCGATGGCGGCCTGCTGGTGACTCTGTGCGAAATGGCCTTCGCCGGGCATTGCGGCTTGGAGCTTGATCTTAGCGACTGGCTCGGCGCCGATGCCACGGACAGTCAGGTGCTGGGCGCGCTTTTTGCCGAGGAACTGGGCGCCGTGGTGCAGGTGCGCGCCGCGCAGGCCGATGAGGTCAACGGGCAGCTGCTGGCCTGGGGCCTGGGCGAGTGCGTACAGCGCCTGGGCCGGCCACGTGCGGATCAACGCATCGAGCTGCGCTGCGGCGAGCGCTTGCTGCTAGAGGCCGGGCGTGCCGAGCTGCAGCAGCTGTGGGCCGAGACTAGCCACCAGATGCAGCGTCTGCGCGACAACCCCGACTGCGCCGATGAAGAGTTCGCGCGCATCGAGGCTGATGATGCGGGCCTTGGCGCCACCGAGCTGAGCTTCGATCCGGCCGAGGACATCGCCGCGCCCCTGATCAACACAGGCGCCCGCCCGCGCCTAGCGGTGCTGCGCGAGCAGGGCGTGAATGGTCAGCTGGAGATGGCCGCGGCGTTCGATCGCGCCGGCTTCGCCTGCCTCGACGTGCACATGTCGGATATTCTGAGCGGCCATGTCAGCCTGAGCGATTTTCGCGGCCTGGCCGCCTGCGGCGGGTTTTCCTACGGCGATGTGCTGGGCGCAGGCCAGGGCTGGGCCCGTACCATTCTGTTTAATGATCGCGCACGGGATGAATTCGCGGCCTTTTTCGCGCGCAGCGAAACTTTCGCCCTAGGTGTGTGCAATGGCTGTCAGATGCTCGCCAGCCTGCGGGAGCTGATCCCGGGCGCCGAGCACTGGCCGCGTTTCGCGCGCAACCGCAGCGAGCAGTTCGAGGCGCGCCTGAGTCTGGTGGAAGTGACCGAGTCCCCGTCCATCCTGCTGCGCGGCATGGCCGGCTCGCACCTGCCGATCGCCGTCGCCCACGGCGAGGGACGCGCGGTCTTTGACAGTGATGCGGACCTTGAACAGACGCGCGAGCTGACCGTGCTTCGCTACATCGAGCCCGATGGCAACCCATCGACACTCCAAGGGACCGAGCGCTACCCCGCCAACCCCAACGGCTCACCCGAGGGCATCACCGCCCTGACCAGCAATGATGGCCGGGCCACCATCATGATGCCGCATCCCGAACGCCTGTTCCGCACCCTGCAATATTCCTGGCACCCGCCCGAGTGGGGCGAGGACGGCCCCTGGCTGCGGCTCTTCCGCAACGCGCGGGTGTGGGTGGGGTAG
- the tsaA gene encoding tRNA (N6-threonylcarbamoyladenosine(37)-N6)-methyltransferase TrmO, which produces MATTDTDPDWPDTLHFRPIGRIHSPFDDKFGIPRQARLAPAARARLKMLPPYDREEAFNGLEGFSHLWLVFVFHRDCLAADWQPMVRPPRLGGRAKVGVFASRSPYRPNPIGLSAVAWHGLARDDSGLHLKLSGVDLLDGTPVLDIKPYVPYADALPDASPGFTAGLEDAVWSVSISNQAEQQLAGIDPEGTLQLRALIEQVIALDPRPGYMDRYPQRDTFALRLHGCDIQWQIAGQRAIVTRITAVT; this is translated from the coding sequence ATGGCCACGACTGACACCGATCCGGATTGGCCGGATACCTTGCATTTCCGCCCCATCGGACGCATACACTCGCCGTTCGACGACAAGTTCGGCATTCCGCGCCAGGCACGCCTGGCTCCGGCCGCGCGGGCACGACTGAAAATGCTCCCCCCCTACGATCGCGAAGAAGCCTTCAACGGGCTCGAGGGCTTTTCGCATCTCTGGCTGGTGTTCGTATTCCACCGCGACTGCCTCGCGGCGGACTGGCAACCCATGGTGCGCCCGCCGCGGCTGGGTGGTCGCGCCAAAGTCGGCGTCTTTGCCAGTCGCTCGCCCTACCGGCCCAATCCCATCGGCCTGTCCGCGGTGGCCTGGCACGGGCTTGCGCGCGACGACTCCGGCCTGCATCTAAAGCTCAGCGGGGTCGATCTGCTCGACGGCACACCGGTACTGGATATCAAGCCCTATGTGCCCTATGCCGATGCGCTACCCGACGCCAGCCCCGGTTTCACCGCCGGGCTCGAGGATGCTGTCTGGTCGGTGAGCATTAGCAACCAGGCCGAGCAACAACTTGCCGGGATCGACCCGGAAGGCACACTGCAGCTGCGCGCGCTGATCGAGCAAGTGATCGCGCTTGACCCGCGTCCGGGCTACATGGACCGCTACCCGCAGCGCGATACCTTCGCGCTGCGTTTGCATGGTTGTGACATTCAATGGCAAATTGCAGGCCAGCGTGCCATTGTGACGCGCATCACAGCGGTTACCTGA
- a CDS encoding methyl-accepting chemotaxis protein produces MQIPEVNWEQLRQFRLALAVSGAFFLQTLLIPGVPPAWLSLLLVTVVWVYQALQAQPHSKNLASASSKEVATLAETRRWDHEIWSLVVEVDELIKNEISELREMVHQTLGLISNAVSDLQNSFSGMLAESETQQGLVNNLMQGSEGNPSSGGETHIDVNDFLKENSILLTENVERLINMGKNSVEVAHQVDDLSTQMDGIFTLLDSANSIARQTNLLALNAAIEAARAGEAGRGFAVVAQEIRKLSQDSAQFNDEIRDQVQQSQRIFTATREIVGRMASQDMSTSINAKGTMDEMSEKVQAMNAMVASGIDEIGNVVDRLRENVNTALRLLQFEDITRQVLERADKRIDFLERFAAELNQLPLAQNDESGEEVEAAKTRLEALRSEVADAAHRAVSQQNMAAGELDFF; encoded by the coding sequence TTGCAGATTCCGGAAGTCAATTGGGAACAACTGCGCCAGTTCCGGCTAGCGCTTGCCGTCAGCGGTGCCTTTTTTCTGCAAACCCTTCTCATCCCCGGCGTGCCTCCCGCCTGGCTGAGTCTGTTGCTGGTCACCGTTGTATGGGTCTACCAGGCCTTGCAGGCACAGCCGCACAGCAAAAACCTCGCGAGCGCATCGAGCAAAGAGGTTGCCACTCTCGCCGAAACCCGCCGCTGGGATCATGAAATCTGGAGCCTGGTGGTCGAGGTCGATGAGCTGATCAAAAACGAAATCTCCGAGCTGCGCGAAATGGTGCACCAAACCCTCGGGTTGATCTCCAATGCCGTCAGTGACCTGCAAAACAGCTTCTCCGGCATGCTGGCCGAGTCCGAAACCCAGCAGGGTCTCGTCAACAACCTGATGCAAGGCAGCGAAGGGAACCCCTCCTCGGGTGGGGAAACGCACATCGATGTTAATGATTTCCTAAAAGAAAACAGCATCCTGCTGACAGAGAACGTCGAGCGACTCATCAACATGGGCAAAAACAGCGTGGAGGTTGCCCATCAGGTCGACGACCTCTCGACGCAGATGGATGGTATTTTCACGCTGCTCGACAGCGCCAACAGCATCGCGCGGCAGACCAACCTGCTCGCACTTAATGCCGCCATTGAGGCCGCCCGCGCCGGCGAGGCCGGGCGTGGCTTTGCCGTGGTCGCGCAGGAAATTCGCAAACTCTCCCAGGACTCGGCCCAGTTCAACGACGAAATCCGCGATCAGGTGCAGCAGTCTCAACGCATCTTCACCGCCACGCGCGAGATCGTCGGGCGCATGGCCTCGCAGGACATGAGCACCTCCATCAACGCCAAGGGCACGATGGATGAGATGAGCGAAAAGGTTCAGGCCATGAACGCCATGGTCGCCTCAGGCATCGATGAGATTGGCAACGTGGTTGACCGCCTGCGCGAAAACGTCAACACCGCCCTGCGCCTGCTGCAGTTTGAGGACATTACCCGGCAAGTGCTCGAGCGCGCCGACAAGCGCATCGATTTCCTCGAGCGTTTCGCCGCCGAGCTCAACCAACTCCCCTTAGCCCAGAACGACGAGTCCGGCGAGGAGGTCGAGGCCGCCAAGACACGGCTCGAAGCGCTGCGCTCTGAGGTGGCCGACGCCGCCCACCGCGCCGTGAGCCAGCAGAACATGGCCGCCGGAGAGCTTGATTTCTTTTAG
- a CDS encoding STAS domain-containing protein has protein sequence MSITRHIDESKQQVVIKIDGRFDFAQHKAFRDAYRDIPSGSKSYVVDLSSTSYLDSSALGMLLLLREHAGGDSSPVRIQGCGEDVQRVLKIANFEKLFRLD, from the coding sequence ATGAGCATCACCCGACACATCGATGAATCCAAGCAGCAAGTCGTCATTAAGATCGACGGCCGCTTCGACTTCGCGCAGCACAAGGCCTTCCGTGACGCGTATCGCGATATACCGTCCGGCAGCAAGTCCTATGTAGTCGACCTGTCCTCCACCTCCTACCTCGACAGCTCGGCGCTTGGCATGCTGCTGTTGCTGCGCGAGCATGCCGGCGGCGATTCCTCGCCGGTGCGCATCCAGGGCTGCGGCGAGGATGTGCAGCGGGTGCTCAAGATCGCCAACTTTGAGAAGCTCTTCCGCCTCGATTAA